A single genomic interval of Xyrauchen texanus isolate HMW12.3.18 chromosome 40, RBS_HiC_50CHRs, whole genome shotgun sequence harbors:
- the LOC127633443 gene encoding 5'(3')-deoxyribonucleotidase, mitochondrial-like yields MTLLPRIVRWVERSASSIYFHYLKANMSTNNNRLRVLVDMDGVIADFEGGLLKKFKARYPNDPFISLEDRRGFWVSTQYGDLRGDLCEKAISIWESKNFFIELDPLPGGVEAMKEMSKMENTDVFICTSPIKNYSYCPFEKYAWIEKHLGPEFLEQIILTRDKTIVTGDLLIDDKPDILGVEPNPSWEHILFTACHNKHLLPDPSRRRLLSWADDWRGILASKRQ; encoded by the exons ATGACTTTACTACCGAGGATTGTACGGTGGGTTGAGAGAAGCGCTTCATCTATCTACTTTCACTACCTCAAAGCCAACATGTCCACGAATAACAACAGACTGAGAGTCCTGGTGGACATGGACGGTGTCATCGCAGATTTCGAGGGAGGATTGTTGAAGAAATTCAAAGCAAGGTATCCGAATGATCCGTTTATATCATTAGAGGACAGAAGAGGATTCTGGGTGTCCACACAGTATGGGGATCTGAGAGGTGATCTGTGT GAAAAGGCCATCAGTATTTGGGAGTCCAAAAACTTCTTCATCGAGCTTGACCCTCTTCCTGGAGGAGTGGAGGCCATGAAGGAGATGTCCAAAATGGAGAA TACAGATGTCTTCATTTGCACCAGTCCAATAAAGAATTACAGCTACTGCCCATTTGAAAAG TATGCATGGATAGAGAAACACCTGGGGCCTGAGTTTCTGGAACAGATCATCCTGACCAGAGACAAGACCATTGTGACAGGAGACCTCCTCATAGATGACAAACCTGATATCCTGG GTGTGGAGCCAAACCCCTCCTGGGAGCACATCCTTTTCACTGCCTGTCACAACAAGCACCTGCTTCCAGACCCCTCCCGTCGACGGCTTCTGTCCTGGGCAGATGACTGGAGGGGTATTCTGGCAAGTAAGCGCCAGTAA